A window of the Echeneis naucrates chromosome 3, fEcheNa1.1, whole genome shotgun sequence genome harbors these coding sequences:
- the kif28 gene encoding kinesin-like protein KIF28P, which produces MYSKDCVKVAVRVRPFNKRERDAGSQCVVAMVSNSITIQDPRDSQSQRSFCFDYAYWSHSSFTRDRSGLYMPEEPGGRYADQDSVFQDLGEGILENALQGYNATLLAYGQTGSGKSYSMVGYGPNKGLVPKLCDRLFQAIRENQDSRQCQVFFSMMEIYNEQVIDLLSRGSRTPGGLRVREEQHRGFYVEGLRTVPCDSAPQVEQLMEQGTRTRTTAATHMNANSSRSHMLIILQLKQIFSKESITKQSNINLVDLAGSERQRSSGSEADRLKEGTAINLSLTTLGNVISALADVAVGKKVVHIPYRDSVLTKLLQSALGGNSRTVMIATLSPADICYEESLSTLRYAERAKRIQNRAVVNESPTERLVKELKAENARLLQRLSRLGQEGRRANDETKELRQLLTHNELQIRAIQTLWEQHLQEALKDWEQQYANITQERRMMQMHPYILNINEDAQLSGVVKLFIQEGEWIIGLCDSSPRSISIKGLGIQECHAVFRNEQRQVTLTPQPGSKVIVNGHAVAETTELQHLDRLILGSNCTYLFVGYPSERGGDDWSRYDYDYFQSELAAAEGIHLGPPSAASSHTDPSLLAVFYDYIKLMPMVAEANQMSQELSKGVEFSLAIKNLALSDSKGHDLQKEIVVRVTSVGRKQVWMWSKAKFVNRKFLMEEVYQQHQAEQSADNEGPSTAVLPRDKDPFWDPVEPLLLGTAHLWLQSLAYRIPLEEQLEVLGSEGTEEAILQAQLVPCNSIGLPLGEDDILIDPSELLGRRLDFQLVLEQCCGVRWIREARDRGVQFGFRLFDCSQPLYTPAVWHNLNPLLDHRVHFASLHTSQRLLDYLQSSAVVLELWGLQDGCTDLTSCLEGVKMTAEGVFLIDRAEPTNIAPVLSTELCSVRALEQDLEELRSINASLRKENHSLKEQLNAARNGGESVRGRSVRPSCDAEFARALKVFYHSMTSVRGQLQRLRRHRPSEESDLLGFRFFIDEQSRLLRDFSEQLEQSVSTLKQDVAAIVRRKRERSGFWS; this is translated from the exons ATGTACAGCAAGGACTGTGTCAAAGTGGCCGTCAGAGTGCGACCATTCAACAAG agagagagggatgcagGCAGCCAGTGTGTCGTCGCCATGGTGTCAAACTCCATCACCATCCAGGACCCTCGTGACTCTCAGAGCCAGCGCTCGTTCTGCTTCGACTACGCCTACTGGTcccacagcagcttcacacgGGACCGCAGTGGCCTGTACATGCCTGAGGAGCCTGGGGGCCGATACGCCGACCAG GACAGTGTGTTCCAGGACCTCGGAGAAGGAATATTGGAGAATGCACTGCAG GGCTACAATGCCACACTGCTGGCCTATGGGCAGACCGGCTCCGGGAAGAGTTACTCCATGGTGGGCTATGGGCCAAACAAAGGCCTGGTGCCTAAACTCTGTGACCGACTGTTTCAGGCTATTAGAGAAAACCAGGATAGCAGACAGTGTCAG GTCTTTTTCAGCATGATGGAAATCTATAACGAGCAG GTAATTGATCTGCTGTCGCGGGGGTCTCGTACACCTGGCGGGCTCAGAGTGAGGGAGGAGCAACACAGAGGTTTCTATGTGGAGGGTCTTCGTACAGTCCCCTGTGACAGTGCACCACAG GTGGAGCAGCTGATGGAACAGGGCACCAGGACTCGAACCACGGCCGCCACTCACATGAACGCCAACAGCAGTCGGTCCCATATGCTGATTATCCTCCAGCTCAAACAG ATATTTTCCAAAGAAAGCATCACGAAGCAGTCCAACATTAATCTGGTGGATCTGGCTGGCAGTGAGCGTCAGAGGTCGTCAGGGTCAGAGGCTGACAGACTCAAAGAGGGCACCGCCATCAACCTGAGCCTCACCACCCTGGGCAACGTCATCAG TGCTCTTGCTGATGTGGCGGTTGGGAAAAAGGTCGTCCATATTCCCTACAGAGACTCAGTTCTCACCAAGCTGCTGCAGTCTGCACTGGGAGGCAACAGCCGCACCGTTATG ATTGCCACGCTGAGCCCAGCTGATATCTGCTACGAGGAGTCCCTCTCCACGCTGCGCTATGCTGAGAG GGCCAAGCGTATCCAGAACCGGGCGGTGGTGAATGAGAGCCCGACGGAGCGCCTGGTTAAAGAGCTGAAGGCAGAAAATGCCAGACTGCTGCAGCGACTGAGCCGCCTGGGCCAGGAGGGACGCCGAGCCAACGACGAGACCA aagAGCTTCGCCAGCTGCTGACGCACAACGAGCTCCAGATCAGAGCCATTCAGACTCTGTGGGAACAACATCTGCAGGAGGCCTTAAAGGACTGGGAGCAACAGTACGCCAACatcacacag gagaggaggatgatgcaGATGCATCCCTACATCCTGAACATCAACGAGGATGCTCAGCTGTCTGGAGTGGTGAAGCTTTTCATCCAGGAGG GTGAATGGATCATCGGCCTGTGTGACTCCTCTCCGAGGTCCATCTCCATTAAGGGCTTAGG gatCCAGGAGTGTCATGCTGTGTTCAGGAATGAACAGCGTCAGGTAACGCTGACCCCACAgccagggtcaaaggtcattgtTAATGGCCACGCTGTAGCTGAGACGactgagctgcagcacctg GATCGCCTCATTCTTGGTTCCAACTGTACCTACCTGTTCGTTGGCTATCCATCTGAGAGGGGCGGCGATGACTGGAGCCGCTACGACTACGACTACTTTCAGTCTGAACTTGCCGCTGCTGAGGGAATCCACCTGG GTCCGCCCAGTGCTGCGTCATCACACACAGACCCCAGTCTGCTGGCCGTTTTCTACGATTACATCAAACTGATGCCCATGGTGGCTGAAGCCAACCAGATGAGCCAGGAGCTGAGCAAG GGGGTGGAGTTCAGTTTGGCGATCAAGAATTTGGCGCTGTCAGATTCAAAAGGTCACGACCTGCAGAAGGAGATCGTTGTCAGAGTCACTTCAGTGGGAAGAAAACAG GTATGGATGTGGTCCAAGGCCAAGTTTGTGAACCGTAAATTCCTGATGGAAGAAGTCTACCAGCAGCACCAGGCTGAGCAGAGCGCAGACAAT GAGGGGCCGTCCACAGCAGTGTTACCCAGAGATAAAGACCCATTCTGGGATCCAGTGGAGCCTCTGCTCCTTGGCACCGCTCACCTCTGGCTTCAGTCTCTGGCCTACCGCATCCcgctggaggagcagctggag GTGCTGGGATCAGAGGGGACAGAGGAGGCCATCCTGCAAGCACAGCTGGTTCCCTGCAACTCCATCGGACT ACCACTTGGTGAAGACGATATCCTGATCGACCCGTCTGAGTTACTGGGTCGAAGATTGGACTTccagctggttctggaacagTGTTGTGGTGTGCGCTGGATCAGAGAGGCCCGCGACAGAGGAGTCCAATTTGG CTTCAGGTTATTTGACTGCAGCCAGCCTCTCTACACTCCAGCTGTGTGGCACAACTTAAACCCTCTGCTGGACCACAGAGTCCACTTCGCCTCCCTCCACACCTCCCAGCGTCTGCTGGACTACCTGCAGAGCAGCGCTGTCGTCCTGGAGCTCTGGGGCCTTCAAG ACGGATGCACAGATTTGACGTCGTGTCTGGAGGGAGTGAAAATGACCGCAGAGGGTGTGTTTCTCATTGACAGGGCAGAGCCAACAAACATAGCA CCTGTACTCTCTACAGAGCTCTGTTCTGTGAGAGCCCTTGAACAGGACTTGGAGGAACTAAGGAGTATTAACGCTTCGTTGAGGAAAGAAAATCATAGTCTGAAAGAACAACTCAACGCAGCCAGGAACG